The following are from one region of the Capsicum annuum cultivar UCD-10X-F1 chromosome 1, UCD10Xv1.1, whole genome shotgun sequence genome:
- the LOC107854933 gene encoding UDP-glycosyltransferase 74G1, which translates to MTTHKAHCLILPYPLQGHINPMLQFSRRLQSKGVKITIAPPKSFLKNMQELPTAVSVEAISDGYDDGGRDQAESFVAYTTLFKEVGSATLSQLIQKLTNYGCPVNCIVYDPFLPWAVEVAKTFGLVIAAFFTQSCAVDNIYYHVHKGVLKLPPTQVDQEILIPGFSCPIEPSDVPTFVIHPEAERILEMLANQFSNLDKVDWVLINSFYDLEKEVIDWMGKIYPIKTIGPTIPSMYLDKRLHDDKEYGLSVFKPMTNESLNWLNHQPTSSVVYVSFGSLAKLDTEQMEELACGLKNSNKNFLWVVRSTEESKLPKNFLEEIKLATVSKGLVVAWCPQLQVLEHESIGCFLTHCGWNSILEAISLGVPMVTMPQWTDQPTNAKFVKDVWEMGVRAKQNDKGIVRREVIEECIKQVMEEEKGKVIWENAKKWKKLARNTMDEGGSSDKNVEEFVSKLVTIS; encoded by the exons ATGACTACTCACAAGGCTCACTGCTTGATTTTGCCATATCCACTCCAAGGTCATATCAACCCAATGCTCCAGTTTTCCAGACGTTTGCAATCCAAAGGTGTCAAAATCACTATAGCACCCCCAAAATCCTTCTTGAAAAACATGCAAGAATTGCCTACTGCCGTGTCAGTTGAGGCCATATCCGATGGCTATGATGATGGTGGTCGCGATCAAGCTGAATCATTCGTGGCCTACACAACTCTATTCAAAGAAGTTGGCTCGGCTACTCTGTCTCAACTTATTCAAAAATTGACTAATTATGGATGCCCTGTGAATTGCATAGTATATGATCCATTCCTTCCTTGGGCAGTTGAAGTGGCAAAGACTTTTGGATTAGTTATTGCTGCATTTTTCACACAATCTTGTGCAGTGGATAACATTTATTACCATGTACATAAAGGGGTACTAAAACTTCCTCCTACTCAAGTTGATCAAGAAATATTAATTCCTGGATTTTCATGTCCAATTGAACCGTCCGATGTGCCTACTTTTGTTATTCATCCTGAAGCAGAAAGAATACTCGAAATGTTGGCGAATCAATTCTCCAATCTTGACAAAGTTGATTGGGTCCTAATCAACAGCTTCTATGATTTGGAGAAAGAG GTAATTGATTGGATGGGCAAGATTTATCCTATCAAGACAATTGGACCAACAATACCATCAATGTACTTAGACAAGAGGCTACATGATGACAAAGAGTATGGACTTAGTGTATTCAAACCAATGACAAATGAAAGCCTAAATTGGTTAAACCATCAACCAACAAGCTCAGTGGTGTATGTATCATTTGGAAGTTTAGCCAAACTAGACACAGAACAAATGGAAGAACTAGCATGCGGTTTGAAGAATAGCAACAAGAACTTCTTGTGGGTAGTTAGATCCACTGAAGAATCCAAACTTCCCAAGAACTTTTTAGAGGAAATAAAATTAGCAACTGTGAGTAAAGGCTTAGTGGTGGCATGGTGTCCACAATTACAAGTGTTGGAACATGAATCAATAGGGTGTTTTCTGACGCACTGTGGGTGGAATTCGATTTTGGAAGCCATTAGTTTGGGAGTGCCAATGGTGACAATGCCACAATGGACAGATCAACCAACAAATGCAAAGTTTGTGAAGGATGTTTGGGAGATGGGAGTTAGAGCCAAACAAAATGACAAAGGGATAGTTAGAAGAGAAGTTATAGAAGAATGTATAAAACAAGTGATGGAAGAAGAGAAAGGAAAGGTGATTTGGGAAAATgcaaagaaatggaagaaattggCAAGAAATACCATGGATGAAGGAGGAAGTTCAGACAAAAACGTTGAAGAATTTGTTTCCAAGTTGGTGACAATTTCCTAA